A genome region from Setaria italica strain Yugu1 chromosome III, Setaria_italica_v2.0, whole genome shotgun sequence includes the following:
- the LOC101775510 gene encoding uncharacterized protein Os08g0218700/LOC_Os08g12160 — MSALPPKMRVLAAVVLTAFAAAASRCAAAGANKPLLVENLPASAEAKDFIRAGCNETCIRRPDAARACYELLLPYAASINSSYNRASLAIVTVMVSKLADLAKDLRSFGEAGKLEGCIRMLDETVAGARDQALPALGRISAIADDKLKAKDPDFLLVWNWLRDVDINFVKCWDGGLKRIMDRVPSSIVADHSEYAAAAIISRPRLKWAPQSPDGENP; from the coding sequence ATGTCTGCTCTCCCGCCAAAGATGCGTGTGCTTGCGGCGGTGGTATTAAcagccttcgccgccgcggcatcGAGGTGCGCGGCCGCAGGCGCAAACAAGCCACTGCTGGTGGAGAACctgcccgcctccgccgagGCGAAGGATTTCATCCGCGCCGGCTGCAACGAGACCTGCATCAGGAGGCCGGATGCCGCCAGGGCGTGCTACGAGCTCCTGCTCCCGTACGCCGCGTCCATCAACAGCAGCTACAACAGGGCCTCCCTCGCCATCGTCACCGTCATGGTGTCCAAGCTCGCGGACCTCGCCAAGGACCTGCGCTCGTTCGGCGAGGCTGGCAAACTGGAAGGGTGCATCAGGATGCTTGACGAGACCGTCGCCGGGGCCAGGGATCAGGCGCTGCCGGCGCTCGGCCGCATAAGCGCCATCGCCGACGACAAGCTAAAAGCCAAGGACCCGGACTTTCTCCTCGTCTGGAACTGGCTCCGCGACGTCGACATCAACTTCGTCAAGTGCTGGGATGGTGGCCTCAAGCGCATCATGGATCGGGTCCCCAGCTCCATCGTGGCGGACCACTCCGAATATGCCGCCGCTGCTATTATCTCCAGGCCCAGGCTCAAGTGGGCTCCTCAATCTCCAGACGGAGAAAACCCATAG